The following are from one region of the Armatimonadota bacterium genome:
- the rpsR gene encoding 30S ribosomal protein S18, with translation MFCADHLDSLDYKAMGSGRFRTRLINDRGKIVPRRTTGTCARHQRMVTEAAKRARDIAILPFVVD, from the coding sequence ATGTTCTGTGCCGATCACCTCGATTCGCTCGATTACAAGGCGATGGGCAGCGGACGATTTCGGACGCGCCTCATCAATGATCGAGGCAAAATCGTTCCGCGGCGCACCACCGGAACATGTGCCCGCCATCAGCGAATGGTTACCGAAGCCGCCAAACGCGCACGCGACATCGCCATTCTGCCGTTTGTTGTAGATTAG